In Longimicrobium sp., the following are encoded in one genomic region:
- a CDS encoding serine/threonine-protein kinase, with protein MDAVRWERIDALFHEARALDPDRRRAWLERTCGDDDALAAEVLELLDADQGAAPLLDRGLPGAARAVLAAGAPIFQNIGPYRLRSVLGEGGMGVVFLAEREDLGTLAAIKVLRDAWLSPHRRDRFATEQRALARLAHPGIARLHDAAALPDGTPYFVMEYVEGVPLTAWCAGHRATVPERLRRFRALCEAVQFAHRHAIVHRDLKPSNVLVTAEGAVKLLDFGISKQLENVDAPEDQTRTGLRLMTPAYAAPEQLRGDPVGVHTDVYALGVMLYELLAGRLPFDASRRTPGEMEMAVLEREPERPSLAFRRTARETESDAPPDPGRAAWEDLDVLCLTAMQKDPQRRYRTVEALVRDLDHFLADEPLEARPDTARYRIGKFLRRNARPAGAAAAAALAVIALVVFFTLRLAGARDAARAEAARTQRIQGFMLELFAGGGEAAGPADTLRVVTLLDRGVKEAGFLESEPAVQAELYQTLGGIYQALGNLPRADTLLQASLARRRRLYGGDHPDVAASEVALGLLRADQARMPEAERLVRHGLMVTRRHLPPAHPAVLRAGTALGHVLSERGAYDSAIAALDEALRPAPVRDPAGTDVLFGLRELADAHFYAGHYERSDSLNRRILALDRELLGERHPAVADALINLGATQFQRGRYGDAERLYRQALAIMQAYYGPDHPEVASAATMLGRALVYQGRPRAAEARTLLERALRIQERVYGPDHPRVASALNDLGHLAVADSDYAAAETDFTRMAAIYRHAYGNGHQMLGIAESNLAGVEMETGRLARAEARFRGVVALFTRAQGSTHLNTGIARIKLGRTLARERRWAQAERELAAGYGIVAAQSEPGVSWLQAARRDLVTVYDSLRQPAMAARFRRELADSVSTQPRR; from the coding sequence ATGGACGCCGTGCGCTGGGAACGAATCGACGCGCTCTTCCACGAGGCGCGCGCGCTGGACCCCGACCGCCGCCGCGCGTGGCTCGAGCGCACCTGCGGCGACGACGATGCGCTGGCCGCCGAGGTGCTGGAGCTGCTGGACGCCGACCAGGGCGCCGCGCCGCTGCTGGACCGCGGCCTTCCCGGCGCCGCGCGGGCGGTACTCGCCGCCGGCGCCCCCATCTTCCAGAACATCGGCCCGTACCGCCTCCGCTCCGTGCTGGGCGAGGGCGGGATGGGCGTGGTCTTCCTGGCCGAGCGCGAGGACCTGGGCACGCTCGCGGCCATCAAGGTCCTCCGCGACGCCTGGCTCTCGCCCCACCGCCGCGACCGCTTCGCCACCGAGCAGCGGGCGCTGGCGCGGCTGGCGCACCCCGGCATCGCCCGGCTGCACGACGCCGCCGCCCTCCCCGACGGCACGCCGTACTTCGTGATGGAGTACGTCGAGGGCGTCCCCCTCACCGCCTGGTGCGCCGGGCACCGCGCCACCGTACCCGAGCGCCTGCGCCGCTTCCGCGCGCTCTGCGAGGCCGTCCAGTTCGCCCACCGCCACGCCATCGTGCACCGCGACCTGAAGCCGAGCAACGTGCTGGTGACGGCCGAGGGCGCGGTGAAGCTGCTGGACTTCGGCATCAGCAAGCAGCTGGAGAACGTGGACGCGCCCGAGGACCAGACGCGCACCGGGCTGCGGCTGATGACGCCCGCGTACGCCGCCCCCGAGCAGCTGCGCGGCGACCCCGTCGGCGTCCACACCGACGTCTACGCGCTGGGGGTGATGCTGTACGAGCTGCTGGCCGGCCGCCTCCCGTTCGATGCGTCGCGCCGCACGCCGGGAGAGATGGAGATGGCGGTGCTGGAGCGCGAGCCCGAGCGCCCGTCGCTCGCCTTCCGCCGCACGGCGCGGGAGACGGAGAGCGACGCGCCGCCCGACCCCGGCCGCGCCGCGTGGGAGGACCTGGACGTGCTGTGCCTGACGGCGATGCAGAAGGACCCGCAGCGCCGCTACCGCACCGTCGAGGCGCTGGTGCGCGACCTGGACCACTTCCTGGCCGACGAGCCGCTGGAGGCGCGGCCCGACACCGCGCGCTACCGCATCGGCAAGTTCCTGCGCCGCAACGCGCGCCCGGCCGGCGCGGCGGCCGCTGCCGCCCTCGCGGTCATCGCCCTGGTCGTCTTCTTCACCCTGCGGCTGGCGGGCGCGCGCGACGCCGCGCGGGCCGAGGCGGCGCGGACGCAGCGCATCCAGGGGTTCATGCTGGAGCTGTTCGCCGGCGGCGGCGAGGCGGCGGGCCCCGCCGACACCCTGCGCGTGGTGACGCTGCTGGACCGCGGCGTGAAGGAGGCGGGGTTCCTGGAGAGCGAGCCGGCGGTGCAGGCCGAGCTGTACCAGACGCTGGGCGGCATCTACCAGGCGCTGGGCAACCTGCCGCGCGCCGACACGCTGCTGCAGGCCTCGCTCGCGCGGCGGCGCAGGCTGTACGGCGGCGACCACCCCGACGTGGCCGCGAGCGAGGTGGCGCTCGGCCTCCTGCGCGCCGACCAGGCGCGGATGCCCGAGGCCGAGCGGCTGGTGCGCCACGGGCTGATGGTCACACGCCGTCATCTTCCCCCCGCGCACCCGGCGGTGCTGCGCGCGGGAACGGCGCTGGGGCACGTGCTGAGCGAGCGCGGCGCCTACGACAGCGCCATCGCCGCGCTGGACGAGGCGCTGCGCCCGGCGCCCGTGCGCGACCCCGCCGGCACCGACGTGCTCTTCGGCCTGCGCGAGCTGGCCGACGCGCATTTCTACGCCGGGCACTACGAGCGGTCCGACTCGCTGAACCGCCGCATCCTGGCCCTGGACCGCGAGCTGCTGGGCGAGCGGCACCCGGCCGTGGCCGACGCGCTGATCAACCTGGGCGCCACGCAGTTCCAGCGCGGCCGCTACGGGGACGCGGAGCGGCTGTACCGGCAGGCGCTGGCCATCATGCAGGCCTACTACGGCCCCGACCACCCCGAGGTCGCCTCGGCCGCGACCATGCTGGGGCGCGCGCTGGTCTACCAGGGCCGCCCGCGCGCCGCGGAGGCGCGGACGCTGCTGGAGCGCGCGCTGCGCATCCAGGAGCGCGTGTACGGGCCCGACCATCCACGCGTCGCATCCGCGCTGAACGACCTGGGGCACCTGGCGGTGGCCGACAGCGACTACGCCGCGGCCGAGACGGACTTCACGCGCATGGCCGCCATCTACCGCCACGCGTACGGCAACGGGCACCAGATGCTGGGGATCGCCGAGTCGAACCTGGCGGGGGTGGAGATGGAGACGGGGCGGCTGGCCCGGGCCGAGGCGCGCTTCCGCGGCGTGGTCGCGCTCTTCACGCGGGCGCAGGGCTCCACGCACCTGAACACCGGGATCGCGCGGATCAAGCTGGGGCGCACGCTGGCCCGCGAGCGCCGCTGGGCCCAGGCGGAGCGCGAGCTGGCCGCCGGGTACGGCATCGTGGCCGCGCAGTCCGAGCCGGGGGTCAGCTGGCTCCAGGCCGCGCGCAGGGACCTGGTCACGGTGTACGACTCGCTGCGCCAGCCGGCGATGGCCGCCCGCTTCCGCCGCGAGCTGGCCGACTCGGTGTCCACGCAACCGCGGCGATGA
- a CDS encoding ECF-type sigma factor yields MALSPHPAASTLDDLFSATYEELRRLAAHVGRGDAAATLNPTALVNEAYLKLAGSLRITPESRLHFKRLAARAMRQVLIEAARRRNAARRGGGVAMVTFDEALDAADASSGELLALDAALRDFAGINPRQAMVVELRFFGGFTQAETAQALEISEATVDRDWRSARAWLARELRRAG; encoded by the coding sequence TTGGCACTCTCCCCCCACCCCGCCGCGTCCACCCTGGACGACCTCTTCAGCGCGACCTACGAGGAGCTGCGCCGCCTTGCCGCGCACGTGGGCCGCGGCGACGCCGCCGCGACGCTGAACCCCACCGCGCTGGTGAACGAGGCGTACCTGAAGCTGGCCGGGTCGCTGCGCATCACCCCCGAGTCGCGGCTGCACTTCAAGCGCCTCGCCGCGCGGGCGATGCGGCAGGTGCTGATCGAGGCCGCGCGGCGCCGGAACGCGGCCCGGCGCGGCGGCGGCGTGGCGATGGTGACCTTCGACGAGGCGCTGGACGCCGCCGACGCCTCCTCCGGCGAGCTGCTGGCGCTGGACGCCGCGCTGCGCGACTTCGCCGGCATCAACCCGCGCCAGGCCATGGTGGTGGAGCTGCGCTTCTTCGGCGGCTTTACCCAGGCCGAGACGGCGCAGGCGCTGGAGATCTCCGAGGCCACGGTGGACCGCGACTGGCGGTCCGCGCGCGCCTGGCTCGCGCGGGAGCTTCGGCGGGCCGGCTAA
- a CDS encoding flavin reductase family protein, with translation MILDTSAITPRQRYELLTSLVVPRPVAWVSTRSAEGRPNLAPFSYFSALSPTPFLVGVSIGHRRNGPKDSLRNILETGAFCVNVATEGQLAAMNHTSGEYPPETDEFAHAGVPMAWAESVGAPYVANAPAVLECRLFKHVELEGAANTLVIGEVLRVRISDALPLADGTMFVDTHALAPVARLWGDFYALIGDTPSTPRPPADAPPLAPGDSQHLQSPARRA, from the coding sequence ATGATCCTCGACACCTCCGCGATCACGCCGCGGCAGCGGTACGAGCTGCTGACGTCGCTGGTGGTGCCCCGGCCGGTGGCGTGGGTGTCCACGCGGTCGGCGGAGGGGCGGCCGAACTTGGCGCCGTTCAGCTACTTCTCCGCGCTCTCGCCCACGCCGTTCCTGGTGGGCGTTTCCATCGGCCACCGGCGCAACGGGCCCAAGGACTCGCTGCGCAACATCCTGGAGACGGGCGCCTTCTGCGTGAACGTGGCCACCGAAGGCCAGCTGGCGGCGATGAACCACACCTCGGGCGAATATCCGCCGGAGACGGACGAGTTCGCGCACGCCGGCGTGCCGATGGCCTGGGCCGAGTCGGTCGGCGCGCCGTACGTGGCGAACGCGCCCGCGGTGCTGGAGTGCCGCCTGTTCAAGCACGTGGAGCTGGAGGGCGCCGCCAACACGCTGGTGATCGGCGAGGTGCTGCGCGTCCGCATCTCCGACGCGCTGCCGCTGGCCGACGGCACGATGTTCGTCGACACGCACGCGCTGGCCCCGGTCGCCCGGCTGTGGGGCGACTTCTACGCGCTGATCGGCGACACCCCGTCCACCCCGCGCCCGCCCGCCGACGCGCCCCCGCTCGCGCCGGGCGACAGCCAGCATCTCCAGTCTCCGGCCCGGCGCGCGTAG
- a CDS encoding alpha/beta hydrolase — protein MLKYETVIPPHVTDGAPLVVLMHGRGADRFDLMGLAPALAPDAVVVCPEAPWPGMPWGYGPGWAWYRFLGRNVPDPESFDGSQAQLAEFLAEIPAALPVRTGPLVLGGFSQGGVMSMAYALRNPGAVPLVMNFSGFLAQHPSVRVTPEAVAGTRFFWGHGTMDPQIPFDLAIEGRALLRGAGADLTERDYRIGHGISPDEARDARAWLAEAVAAPGG, from the coding sequence ATGCTGAAATACGAAACCGTCATCCCCCCGCACGTGACCGACGGCGCGCCGCTCGTGGTGCTGATGCATGGGCGCGGGGCGGACCGCTTCGACCTGATGGGGCTCGCGCCGGCGCTGGCGCCGGACGCGGTGGTGGTGTGCCCCGAGGCGCCGTGGCCGGGGATGCCGTGGGGGTACGGGCCCGGCTGGGCGTGGTACCGCTTCCTGGGCCGCAACGTCCCCGACCCGGAGAGCTTCGACGGCTCGCAGGCGCAGCTCGCCGAATTCCTCGCGGAGATCCCCGCCGCGCTGCCGGTGCGCACCGGGCCGCTGGTGCTGGGCGGGTTCAGCCAGGGCGGGGTGATGTCGATGGCGTACGCGCTCCGCAACCCCGGCGCGGTGCCGCTGGTGATGAACTTCAGCGGTTTCCTCGCGCAGCACCCGTCCGTCCGCGTCACGCCGGAGGCGGTGGCCGGGACGCGGTTCTTCTGGGGGCACGGGACGATGGACCCGCAGATCCCCTTCGACCTGGCGATCGAAGGGCGCGCGCTTCTCCGCGGCGCGGGCGCCGACCTGACGGAGCGCGACTACCGCATCGGCCACGGCATCTCCCCCGACGAGGCGCGGGACGCCCGCGCCTGGCTCGCCGAAGCCGTCGCGGCGCCGGGCGGATGA
- a CDS encoding cupin domain-containing protein, translating into MSDPATLPRDDGADLRAPVEGHDGIFVIRGGGNVRGWNGIRYRTGMSAKNVGSKQLSMNVATIPPGGVAYAHIHVDFEVMLFILEGRVRHEYGDGLRQVVENEAGDFIFIAPGVPHEVFNASETEPVVAVVARSDASEWEHIVPYDRATGRATGSAESKTDSGQ; encoded by the coding sequence ATGAGCGATCCAGCGACCCTGCCCCGCGACGACGGCGCCGACCTGCGCGCGCCGGTGGAGGGGCACGACGGCATCTTCGTGATCCGCGGCGGCGGCAACGTGCGCGGGTGGAACGGCATCCGCTACCGCACGGGGATGAGCGCCAAGAACGTCGGCTCGAAGCAATTGTCGATGAACGTGGCCACCATCCCGCCCGGCGGCGTGGCCTACGCGCACATCCACGTGGACTTCGAGGTGATGCTCTTCATCCTGGAGGGCCGCGTGCGCCACGAGTACGGCGACGGGCTGCGGCAGGTGGTGGAGAACGAGGCGGGCGACTTCATCTTCATCGCCCCCGGCGTGCCGCACGAGGTGTTCAACGCGAGCGAGACGGAGCCGGTCGTGGCCGTCGTCGCCCGCTCCGACGCGAGCGAGTGGGAGCACATCGTGCCGTACGACCGGGCGACGGGGCGGGCTACCGGATCGGCGGAATCGAAGACTGACTCCGGTCAGTGA
- a CDS encoding App1 family protein: MAEWRRHLAKFADRVEDKLAEQRERLGMTGDRRPRIEPYRGFGRPDRAWVKARVLRGAPAPRARERDSVWLNLAATLQRFESDEIPGARVRVRYPGGEQELRADREGYVECWTDPHPPLASPTGWVEVEMELLEPVDGGEPFRTTAPVRVPSPAARFGVISDIDDTVVRTDVASRLRMARNVLLGNAHTRMPFPGVAPFYRALERGGDGAAHNPVFYVSSSPWNLYDALAEFLELRRIPLGPLLLRDWGISPVDPGPGGHSGHKLRHIGNILDTFPALPFILVGDSGQEDPEIYHRAVHDHPERILAVYIRNVSRAPERVEAIRALAGEVEKAGSSLILADDTVTAARHAAGNGWIDPACLAEIGEVADAEQQPTIDAVQDANEELSAGDV, encoded by the coding sequence GTGGCGGAGTGGCGGCGGCACCTGGCGAAGTTCGCCGACCGGGTGGAAGACAAGCTGGCGGAGCAGCGCGAGCGGCTGGGGATGACGGGCGACCGGCGCCCGCGCATCGAGCCGTACCGCGGCTTCGGGCGCCCGGACCGCGCGTGGGTGAAGGCGCGCGTGCTGCGCGGCGCCCCCGCGCCCCGCGCCCGCGAGCGCGACAGCGTGTGGCTGAACCTGGCCGCCACGCTGCAGCGCTTCGAGAGCGACGAGATCCCCGGCGCGCGCGTGCGGGTCCGCTACCCCGGCGGCGAGCAGGAGCTGCGGGCCGACCGCGAGGGGTACGTGGAGTGCTGGACCGATCCCCATCCCCCGCTCGCTTCCCCGACCGGGTGGGTGGAGGTGGAGATGGAGCTGCTGGAGCCGGTGGACGGCGGCGAGCCGTTCCGCACCACGGCGCCGGTGCGCGTTCCCTCGCCCGCCGCGCGCTTCGGGGTGATCAGCGACATCGACGACACCGTGGTGCGCACCGACGTGGCCTCGCGGCTGCGGATGGCGCGCAACGTCCTGCTGGGGAACGCGCACACGCGGATGCCGTTTCCCGGCGTGGCCCCGTTCTACCGCGCGCTGGAGCGTGGGGGGGACGGCGCGGCGCACAACCCGGTGTTCTACGTCAGCAGCAGCCCCTGGAACCTGTACGACGCACTGGCCGAGTTCCTGGAGCTGCGCCGCATCCCGCTGGGTCCGCTGCTGCTGCGCGACTGGGGGATCTCGCCGGTGGATCCCGGGCCGGGCGGGCATTCGGGGCACAAGCTGCGGCACATCGGCAACATCCTGGACACCTTCCCCGCCCTCCCCTTCATCCTGGTGGGCGACAGCGGGCAGGAGGACCCGGAGATCTACCACCGCGCGGTGCACGACCATCCGGAGCGCATCCTGGCCGTGTACATCCGCAACGTCAGCCGCGCGCCGGAGCGGGTGGAGGCCATCCGCGCGCTGGCGGGCGAGGTGGAGAAGGCGGGGAGCTCGCTGATCCTGGCCGACGACACCGTGACCGCCGCCCGCCACGCCGCCGGGAACGGGTGGATCGACCCCGCGTGCCTGGCGGAGATCGGCGAGGTGGCCGACGCCGAGCAGCAGCCCACGATCGACGCGGTGCAGGACGCGAACGAGGAGCTGAGTGCCGGCGACGTCTGA
- a CDS encoding Ig-like domain-containing protein, with the protein MTRSTSFLAACALGGVLAAAVACTDRSPLAPPAAAEPPAAVAALQCTVRVREGTLTCAGAPGAAGARAAIFGGQGVNVRLASSGTKYDEASGTLSSNVTVENLTGQALGTRDGVNAAAEGVRVFFHAGPTTTDGSGVVTVDNADGEGAFTAGVQPYFRYAGPLVPGDTTAPREWRFHVPATVVSFAFTVYVAAPVFAEAGWVSVTPIAPSLAVGETQRMEGVLRGVTGRAAAGPPVRWWSSNPAVATVDSAGLVTALAEGAATITATSGDRAGRAELLVTADPAVTWPTLVSFEVLPGTVLAEVDSLVFRIGVKNAHASFYFLTLDVQSPLRTSDGWFCADVTLVSGTADDGVYECRMVMPGWMIRGAWVVQGVNLHNYRRDRTVSTAALRAAGAPWRIEVKNPGDETGPVLDSLSIPQPTATAGSTAAVVNVAVTDTGSGIARVRVVARSTRTGNALGCESGLPSISGFSNVYGCYLNFPAFAPAGAWVVEQVLLEDVRGNRRTFSTAALQAAGYPTAIEVVSPQEDTAPPAVTGFSLSSPTVAANTADSVRLSLSATDAGSGLFFMTATLRRDGGTQTRQCTMGVPLNAPSATGACAFRFNAAETGAWTVALASVQDRAGNGTTLNTQQLAAAGYPTTISVTP; encoded by the coding sequence ATGACCCGTTCCACATCGTTCCTCGCCGCCTGCGCGCTCGGCGGCGTGCTCGCTGCCGCCGTCGCCTGCACGGACCGCAGCCCCCTGGCGCCGCCCGCCGCCGCGGAGCCGCCCGCGGCCGTCGCGGCGCTGCAGTGCACCGTGCGGGTGCGCGAGGGCACGCTCACCTGCGCGGGCGCGCCGGGCGCGGCCGGCGCGCGGGCCGCCATCTTCGGGGGACAGGGGGTGAACGTGCGGCTGGCGTCCAGCGGCACGAAGTACGACGAGGCCAGCGGCACGCTCAGCTCGAACGTGACGGTGGAGAACCTCACCGGCCAGGCGCTGGGCACCCGCGACGGCGTGAACGCGGCGGCGGAAGGGGTGCGCGTGTTCTTCCACGCCGGGCCGACCACCACCGACGGCTCCGGCGTGGTCACCGTGGACAACGCCGACGGCGAGGGGGCGTTCACCGCCGGGGTGCAGCCGTACTTCCGCTACGCCGGCCCGCTGGTTCCCGGCGACACCACCGCGCCCCGCGAGTGGCGCTTCCACGTGCCGGCCACGGTGGTGTCGTTCGCCTTCACGGTGTACGTGGCCGCGCCGGTGTTCGCGGAGGCCGGGTGGGTGAGCGTGACGCCCATCGCCCCGTCGCTGGCGGTGGGCGAGACGCAGCGGATGGAGGGCGTGCTCCGCGGCGTCACCGGGCGCGCCGCGGCGGGGCCGCCGGTGCGGTGGTGGAGCTCGAACCCCGCGGTGGCCACGGTGGACAGCGCCGGGCTGGTGACCGCGCTGGCCGAGGGAGCGGCCACCATCACCGCCACCAGTGGCGACCGCGCGGGGCGCGCGGAGCTGCTGGTGACGGCGGATCCCGCCGTCACCTGGCCCACGCTGGTGAGCTTCGAGGTCCTTCCCGGCACGGTGCTGGCCGAGGTGGATTCCCTGGTCTTCCGCATCGGGGTGAAGAACGCGCACGCGTCCTTCTACTTCCTGACCCTCGACGTGCAGAGCCCGCTGCGCACCAGCGACGGCTGGTTCTGCGCCGACGTGACGCTGGTGTCGGGGACCGCGGACGACGGCGTGTACGAGTGCAGGATGGTGATGCCGGGATGGATGATCCGGGGTGCCTGGGTGGTGCAGGGCGTGAACCTGCACAACTACCGGCGCGACCGCACCGTGAGCACGGCCGCGCTGCGGGCGGCGGGCGCCCCGTGGCGCATCGAGGTGAAGAACCCCGGCGACGAGACGGGGCCCGTTCTCGACAGCCTGTCCATCCCGCAGCCCACGGCCACCGCCGGCTCGACCGCGGCGGTGGTCAACGTGGCGGTGACGGACACCGGCTCGGGGATCGCGCGCGTCCGCGTGGTCGCGCGCAGCACGCGCACCGGGAACGCCCTGGGGTGCGAGTCGGGGCTGCCGAGCATCAGCGGCTTCAGCAACGTGTACGGCTGCTACCTGAACTTCCCGGCCTTCGCGCCGGCGGGGGCGTGGGTGGTGGAACAGGTGCTGCTCGAGGACGTGCGCGGGAACCGACGCACCTTCTCCACCGCCGCCCTGCAGGCGGCCGGGTACCCCACGGCCATCGAGGTCGTCTCGCCGCAGGAAGACACGGCGCCTCCCGCCGTCACCGGCTTCTCCCTCTCCTCGCCCACCGTGGCGGCGAACACCGCCGACTCGGTGCGGCTGTCGCTCTCCGCCACCGACGCGGGGAGCGGGCTCTTCTTCATGACCGCGACGCTGCGGCGCGACGGCGGCACGCAGACGCGGCAGTGCACGATGGGAGTGCCGCTGAACGCCCCCAGCGCCACCGGAGCGTGCGCCTTCCGCTTCAACGCCGCCGAGACCGGCGCCTGGACGGTGGCGCTCGCCAGCGTCCAGGACCGGGCGGGGAACGGAACGACCCTGAACACGCAGCAGCTGGCGGCGGCGGGGTATCCCACCACCATCTCCGTCACGCCCTAG
- a CDS encoding MFS transporter — MLEAEIVSEPTPVYPPHRVPHLITKRAVAGWVLYDLANTIFSMGVVSLYFSLWVRDQVGAQRADSTYGLITAFSMGIIFLVSPLLGAMTDRAPRRMPFLVASTLVCIVFTALLARAGYWATAACFVVANVAYQAGTQFYDAMLPEVSTEDNRGKVGGIGVGIGYLGSYLAVALGLKLGTADKPRLFLAIAIAFLLFSIPCFLFVRERGNPRPRPIGWAMVRDSTSQTVRTLKSGAQYPGLVRFLVGRVFYTDSINTVISIMALYTVNVAVSTGMNEAQGQKTSQFIMLFAITFAVAGGFFWGWLTDRLGPRRTLNYVLRAWMGVFALAGAVGILGLPLWCLFLVAASAGFSLGGVWASDRPYMLRLTPPSRVGEFYGLYGMVGRFSAITGPVLWAASTYVTIQLLHMAPRVGQGLSVIVLMGMIVASYLILQPISDAPREWKGADLHG, encoded by the coding sequence ATGCTCGAAGCCGAAATCGTATCCGAGCCCACGCCGGTGTACCCGCCGCACCGGGTGCCGCACCTGATCACGAAGCGGGCGGTGGCCGGGTGGGTGCTGTACGACCTGGCGAACACCATCTTCTCCATGGGCGTGGTGTCGCTGTACTTCTCGCTCTGGGTGCGCGACCAGGTGGGGGCGCAGCGGGCCGACAGCACCTACGGGCTGATCACCGCCTTCTCGATGGGAATCATCTTCCTCGTCTCCCCGCTGCTGGGCGCGATGACGGACCGGGCGCCGCGGCGGATGCCGTTCCTGGTCGCCAGCACCCTCGTCTGCATCGTCTTCACCGCGCTGCTGGCGCGGGCGGGGTACTGGGCGACCGCGGCGTGCTTCGTGGTGGCCAACGTGGCGTACCAGGCGGGAACGCAGTTCTACGACGCCATGCTCCCCGAGGTCAGCACCGAGGACAACCGCGGCAAGGTCGGGGGGATCGGCGTGGGGATCGGCTACCTGGGCTCGTACCTGGCGGTGGCGCTGGGGCTGAAGCTGGGGACGGCCGACAAGCCGCGGCTCTTCCTGGCCATCGCCATTGCCTTCCTGCTCTTCTCCATCCCCTGCTTCCTGTTCGTGCGCGAGCGCGGAAACCCGCGGCCGCGGCCGATCGGCTGGGCCATGGTGAGGGACTCGACCTCGCAGACGGTGCGGACGCTGAAGTCGGGGGCGCAGTATCCCGGGCTGGTGCGCTTCCTGGTGGGCCGCGTGTTCTACACGGACTCGATCAACACCGTCATCTCCATCATGGCGCTGTACACGGTGAACGTGGCGGTCAGCACGGGGATGAACGAGGCGCAGGGGCAGAAGACCAGCCAGTTCATCATGCTCTTCGCCATCACCTTCGCGGTGGCGGGCGGGTTCTTCTGGGGATGGCTGACGGACAGGCTGGGGCCCAGGCGCACGCTGAACTACGTGCTGCGCGCCTGGATGGGGGTGTTCGCGCTGGCCGGCGCGGTGGGGATCCTGGGCCTCCCGCTCTGGTGCCTGTTCCTCGTGGCCGCCTCGGCCGGGTTCTCGCTGGGCGGCGTGTGGGCGAGCGACCGTCCGTACATGCTGCGCCTGACGCCGCCCTCGCGCGTGGGCGAGTTCTACGGGCTGTACGGAATGGTGGGCCGCTTCAGCGCCATCACCGGCCCGGTGCTGTGGGCCGCGTCCACCTACGTCACCATCCAGCTGCTGCACATGGCGCCGCGCGTGGGCCAGGGGCTCAGCGTGATCGTGCTGATGGGGATGATCGTGGCCAGCTACCTCATCCTCCAGCCCATCTCCGACGCCCCGCGCGAGTGGAAAGGCGCCGACCTGCATGGGTGA